One genomic segment of Bacillus alveayuensis includes these proteins:
- a CDS encoding transposase-like protein (product_source=COG3316; cath_funfam=3.30.420.10; cog=COG3316; pfam=PF13610; superfamily=53098), which produces MPIASVLKPFVDHYPYELSDQFCGDETYIRVNGKWHYLFFFFDAVKKIILSYPVFENRDTEAAIRAMDEVLRKLKEILENLTFVVDGNPIYLLAQHFFAQHDILFDVKQGIGLTMKIPYPRNIDL; this is translated from the coding sequence ATGCCCATAGCGTCAGTTCTTAAACCGTTTGTGGATCACTATCCTTATGAGCTTTCAGACCAATTCTGTGGAGATGAGACTTATATACGTGTAAACGGAAAATGGCATTACTTATTTTTCTTCTTTGATGCCGTCAAAAAGATTATTTTGTCTTACCCTGTGTTTGAGAATCGAGATACGGAAGCTGCCATTCGAGCGATGGATGAAGTGTTACGGAAGTTGAAAGAGATTCTAGAAAACCTCACGTTTGTGGTGGACGGAAATCCAATCTATCTCCTCGCTCAACACTTCTTCGCTCAGCATGATATTTTATTTGACGTCAAACAAGGCATTGGACTTACCATGAAGATCCCGTATCCACGGAATATCGACCTTTAA
- a CDS encoding hypothetical protein (product_source=Hypo-rule applied): MKNIAFFEWTINLEDNLSAVVDNSAKRMVIMDCSIELNTVGRVNLEVQ; encoded by the coding sequence ATGAAAAATATTGCTTTTTTTGAGTGGACAATAAATCTAGAAGATAATTTATCTGCTGTAGTTGATAATTCAGCTAAACGAATGGTTATTATGGATTGCTCTATAGAATTAAACACTGTAGGCCGGGTCAATCTGGAAGTCCAGTAA
- a CDS encoding hypothetical protein (product_source=Hypo-rule applied; cath_funfam=2.60.300.12; superfamily=48013), which translates to MNFKEIHQRFIESGLPYKYSIDEVSNILEKKYQAKKRDQEDFQDLNSDPFVNRQNIVYCYTIDDEEVLNNILSQEEKEERDYIKKQILNDQKLSQEEKNQIIKDETAINIIIESDDQKFISNFTIQGSSNQILNEFIIFKGINEEDCVLGNEEYEYFLRALVRGGYIN; encoded by the coding sequence ATGAATTTTAAGGAAATCCATCAAAGGTTTATAGAATCGGGATTGCCGTATAAGTATTCCATAGATGAAGTAAGCAATATATTAGAAAAGAAATATCAAGCTAAAAAAAGAGATCAAGAGGATTTTCAAGACTTAAACTCGGATCCCTTTGTAAATCGTCAAAACATTGTGTATTGTTATACGATTGACGATGAGGAAGTGTTGAACAATATATTGTCTCAGGAGGAAAAGGAAGAAAGAGACTATATTAAAAAGCAAATATTAAATGACCAAAAGCTTAGCCAAGAAGAAAAAAATCAAATCATAAAAGATGAAACTGCTATTAACATCATAATTGAATCGGATGATCAAAAATTTATAAGTAACTTTACCATTCAAGGTAGTTCCAATCAAATACTCAATGAATTCATCATTTTTAAAGGTATTAATGAAGAGGACTGCGTTCTTGGAAATGAGGAATATGAATATTTCCTTAGAGCATTAGTTCGTGGAGGGTACATTAATTAA
- a CDS encoding hypothetical protein (product_source=Hypo-rule applied) — protein MEWNEIKAIIGDNEKDWIKTLPKYQQETINELLTSQNCEMAAITWLAATTQNTSPFSAMRENSVSSPFSVVHTQSQ, from the coding sequence ATGGAATGGAATGAAATTAAAGCTATTATCGGTGATAATGAGAAAGATTGGATAAAAACGTTACCAAAATATCAACAAGAGACAATTAATGAGTTGCTAACAAGTCAGAATTGTGAAATGGCAGCTATAACTTGGTTAGCAGCAACTACCCAAAATACCTCTCCATTTAGTGCTATGAGAGAAAATTCTGTCTCTTCACCATTTTCTGTGGTTCACACACAATCCCAGTAA